In Lentilitoribacter sp. Alg239-R112, the following proteins share a genomic window:
- the rpsF gene encoding 30S ribosomal protein S6: MALYEHIFLARQDLSGAQVDELVQNYKTLLEENGGSVGRIENWGLKNLTYRMKKNRKAHYALMDIDAPAAAVHEMERQMRINEDVLRYMTVSVDGHEEGPSVMLQKRDRDDRGRGGDRNGPRGDRDDRPRRPRENAAE; this comes from the coding sequence ATGGCACTTTACGAACATATCTTCCTTGCTCGCCAAGATTTATCTGGCGCTCAAGTAGATGAACTCGTGCAAAACTACAAAACTTTGCTCGAGGAAAATGGCGGCTCTGTTGGCCGTATTGAAAACTGGGGTTTGAAAAACCTTACATATCGCATGAAGAAAAACCGCAAAGCGCACTATGCTTTGATGGACATTGATGCACCTGCTGCTGCGGTCCACGAGATGGAACGCCAAATGCGCATCAACGAAGATGTTCTTCGTTACATGACTGTATCGGTTGATGGCCACGAAGAAGGCCCATCAGTTATGTTGCAAAAACGTGATCGCGATGATCGTGGCCGTGGTGGTGATCGTAATGGTCCCCGTGGTGACAGAGATGATCGTCCACGTCGCCCTCGCGAAAACGCAGCTGAATAG
- the rpsR gene encoding 30S ribosomal protein S18 — protein MVDINQIPSRRPFSRRRKTCPFSGDNAPRIDYKDVRTLQRYISERGKIVPSRITAVSHKKQRELAKAIKRARFLGLLPYVVK, from the coding sequence ATGGTAGATATCAATCAAATTCCATCACGTCGTCCTTTTAGCCGTCGTCGTAAAACTTGCCCATTTTCTGGTGATAATGCTCCGCGTATAGATTACAAAGACGTACGCACATTACAGCGTTACATTTCTGAACGAGGCAAAATCGTTCCTTCACGTATCACTGCAGTGAGCCACAAAAAACAACGTGAGTTGGCGAAAGCCATCAAACGTGCACGTTTCTTGGGTCTATTGCCTTACGTCGTTAAGTGA
- a CDS encoding DUF2232 domain-containing protein translates to MTLNTNSLLIGLLAGVASAILLLASGQPSLLSIFLFAAAALPIFIAGLGWSNQASFTAVTSTFIILAIAASPETALVSTVTTLLPSAWLSHLTTLARSADEVGGPDDKLVWYPFPQIMLHLATLMVFATLMIGWLIDYGPDVVGQVVAAFIDAFNQSGEQPIAIQNIEAMTTTLTKLLPFIQSAMWVIILFTAWYLAGHIVRLSGRSKRPRDNMHTSLRMPSLALIFLGGGLVLMFFDGTISYIGAAIAGGFGAGFMMAGLALFHKNTLGKLWRGAALWTVYVLILLFSIPAIIFAIMGLLEAGKPVPMLVSQKPNESKE, encoded by the coding sequence ATGACTTTGAATACAAATTCATTATTGATTGGACTATTGGCAGGTGTCGCCAGCGCAATTTTGTTGCTCGCGTCTGGCCAACCATCTTTGCTTTCAATTTTTCTATTTGCCGCTGCTGCTCTTCCTATTTTTATCGCGGGTCTAGGTTGGTCAAACCAAGCTTCATTTACCGCGGTTACTAGCACATTCATCATACTTGCCATCGCAGCATCCCCAGAAACTGCGCTTGTGAGCACCGTTACAACGCTGCTACCTTCAGCGTGGCTTTCACACCTGACAACACTTGCCCGCTCTGCAGATGAAGTTGGCGGACCAGACGATAAGCTTGTTTGGTATCCATTTCCGCAAATCATGTTGCATCTGGCAACGCTTATGGTGTTTGCGACACTTATGATCGGCTGGCTGATTGATTATGGGCCAGACGTCGTGGGGCAAGTTGTTGCAGCATTTATTGATGCGTTCAATCAGTCTGGCGAACAACCTATCGCGATTCAAAACATCGAGGCCATGACAACAACACTGACTAAATTGCTACCATTTATACAAAGTGCAATGTGGGTCATTATTCTATTTACTGCTTGGTACCTAGCAGGGCACATTGTGCGGCTTTCAGGCCGCTCAAAGCGTCCGCGTGATAATATGCATACTTCGCTTCGCATGCCATCACTGGCGCTCATCTTTTTAGGCGGAGGTCTTGTGTTGATGTTCTTTGACGGAACTATCTCCTATATCGGAGCTGCCATCGCAGGTGGTTTTGGCGCAGGATTTATGATGGCGGGCTTAGCCCTTTTCCATAAAAACACCCTTGGCAAGCTTTGGCGCGGAGCGGCGCTCTGGACCGTCTATGTACTCATTTTACTTTTCTCAATTCCAGCAATCATTTTTGCCATTATGGGCCTCTTAGAGGCAGGCAAACCTGTTCCGATGCTGGTAAGTCAAAAACCAAACGAATCTAAAGAATAA
- the rplI gene encoding 50S ribosomal protein L9, with translation MKVILLERVAKLGHMGEEVKVKDGYARNFLLPLGKALRANAANRARFEADREIIEEKNKERMSSAQEVGDALDGKSFVVIRSAGETGQLYGSVASRDVISILAENGFKVQRSQVDLNTPIKTLGLHTITLNLHADVVISVEFNIGRTADEAELQAQGIDMSSADAMYDLAEKAEAEEASEGEAVEGEEGVAEEASDEAVADDASEEDEA, from the coding sequence ATGAAAGTCATTCTACTAGAACGAGTTGCCAAACTTGGCCATATGGGCGAAGAAGTTAAAGTTAAAGATGGTTACGCGCGTAACTTTCTATTGCCACTTGGAAAAGCACTTCGCGCCAATGCAGCAAATCGCGCACGTTTTGAAGCAGACCGCGAAATTATTGAAGAAAAAAACAAAGAGCGTATGTCCAGCGCCCAAGAAGTTGGCGATGCACTTGACGGTAAGAGCTTTGTTGTAATCCGCTCTGCTGGTGAAACTGGTCAACTTTACGGTTCAGTTGCTTCTCGTGATGTTATTTCAATCTTGGCTGAAAATGGCTTTAAAGTTCAGCGTAGTCAGGTTGATCTTAACACACCAATTAAAACACTTGGCCTTCACACAATTACGCTTAACCTGCATGCTGACGTTGTTATCTCAGTTGAATTTAACATTGGACGTACTGCTGATGAAGCTGAGCTACAAGCGCAAGGTATCGACATGTCATCTGCTGATGCGATGTATGATCTAGCTGAAAAAGCTGAAGCTGAAGAAGCCAGCGAAGGCGAAGCTGTTGAGGGTGAAGAAGGCGTTGCTGAAGAGGCATCTGATGAAGCAGTTGCAGACGACGCATCTGAGGAAGATGAAGCCTAG
- a CDS encoding uracil-DNA glycosylase: protein MSEAPTISKQEAAAILKFYAEAGVVDLLNDEPIDRFEVSRKQLEEKRAKRGNVNPALSPRVAAATSRKSTSPRLTTDKPAASPIQAASTNITVPDQEKIDEARALAKSANSVDELKELLADFKGCNLRQGAKNTVFADGNPNAPIMFIGKAPGRDEDRQGVPFVGPIGQLFDKMLAAIDLDRDKSYITNIVPWRPPGNRTPVPHEIELCRPFAVRHIELIKPKLIVLMGNVSTQTLLETNKNILSLRGTWAEYDVGGEKVPTMPTLHPDHLIKNPASKRNAWKDLLAISARLKELT, encoded by the coding sequence ATGAGTGAAGCCCCCACCATATCCAAGCAAGAAGCAGCTGCCATACTTAAGTTTTATGCTGAGGCTGGGGTCGTTGATTTATTAAATGATGAACCAATTGATCGCTTTGAGGTAAGCCGCAAACAACTTGAAGAAAAACGTGCGAAACGCGGCAATGTAAATCCCGCGCTTAGCCCGCGTGTTGCCGCAGCGACATCAAGAAAAAGTACGTCCCCTCGCTTAACGACAGATAAACCTGCAGCATCTCCCATTCAAGCTGCAAGTACTAACATCACTGTGCCCGATCAAGAAAAGATTGATGAAGCACGAGCGCTCGCCAAATCTGCCAACAGCGTTGATGAACTCAAGGAGTTGCTCGCGGACTTTAAAGGTTGCAATCTTCGACAAGGCGCGAAAAATACCGTTTTTGCAGATGGCAACCCAAATGCGCCAATTATGTTTATCGGCAAAGCTCCAGGGCGCGATGAAGATCGGCAAGGCGTACCTTTTGTTGGCCCTATTGGGCAGTTGTTCGACAAAATGCTGGCCGCTATCGACCTGGACCGAGACAAGAGTTACATCACAAACATCGTTCCATGGCGCCCACCAGGAAATCGAACTCCCGTACCGCATGAAATTGAACTTTGTCGACCTTTTGCCGTACGCCATATTGAACTCATCAAACCCAAGCTGATCGTCCTGATGGGAAATGTGTCAACTCAAACGCTGCTTGAGACAAATAAAAATATTTTGTCCCTACGTGGAACATGGGCAGAATATGATGTTGGCGGTGAAAAAGTGCCAACCATGCCGACATTGCATCCTGATCATCTGATCAAAAATCCGGCCTCAAAACGAAATGCGTGGAAAGATCTGCTTGCTATATCTGCTAGATTAAAAGAGCTTACATAA
- the denD gene encoding D-erythronate dehydrogenase — translation MKIAILGGSGFIGQKLTKALVEKGELRGEKIKQIALCDMVSPQTDFEAEFPITYKKFDITDIQSVGDVIEDDVDVIYHLASIVSGQAEADLELGYEVNLDGMRNLLARCVMLEKPPIVVFSSSIAVYSADTPQPIRDHFIRAPRSSYGTQKVICELLLNDYSRRGLIDGRGIRLPTITVRPGKPNAAASSFLSSIVREPLNGEKAICPVGEGYSHWFSSPRIIIRNIIHAAEIDGADLGNDRCIMLPGINASVKDILAALRNVAGQEVVELIQIEHDQKIKDIVETWVAELKPNRAYMLGFFEDTDFESIIKAYIEDEMS, via the coding sequence ATGAAAATCGCTATTTTGGGTGGATCAGGTTTTATTGGCCAGAAACTGACAAAGGCTCTGGTTGAAAAGGGAGAATTGCGTGGCGAGAAAATCAAACAAATTGCATTATGCGATATGGTGTCGCCGCAGACGGACTTTGAAGCCGAATTTCCAATCACATATAAAAAGTTTGATATAACCGATATACAAAGTGTCGGTGATGTCATCGAGGACGATGTTGATGTTATCTATCATTTGGCATCCATTGTATCCGGTCAGGCAGAGGCAGACCTTGAGCTGGGTTATGAGGTAAATCTTGACGGAATGCGAAACCTGCTTGCACGATGCGTTATGTTAGAAAAACCTCCTATTGTTGTCTTCTCATCATCCATCGCCGTTTATTCTGCCGATACACCGCAGCCAATAAGAGATCACTTCATTCGCGCACCACGAAGCTCCTATGGCACTCAAAAAGTCATTTGCGAGTTACTACTAAATGATTATTCCCGCCGCGGGTTGATAGATGGGCGTGGTATACGCTTACCAACGATTACTGTGCGTCCCGGTAAGCCCAATGCGGCGGCATCATCTTTTCTATCTTCGATTGTTCGAGAGCCTCTTAATGGTGAGAAGGCCATCTGCCCTGTCGGCGAAGGTTATAGCCATTGGTTCTCCTCACCGCGCATAATCATTAGAAACATAATTCATGCCGCCGAAATAGACGGCGCAGACTTAGGTAATGATAGATGCATCATGCTGCCTGGAATAAATGCGTCAGTTAAAGATATACTGGCTGCTCTACGTAATGTTGCGGGGCAAGAGGTCGTGGAGCTCATTCAGATTGAACATGATCAAAAGATCAAAGACATTGTAGAAACATGGGTTGCAGAGTTGAAACCGAATAGAGCTTACATGTTGGGTTTTTTTGAAGATACAGATTTTGAGAGCATTATTAAGGCATATATTGAAGATGAAATGAGCTGA
- a CDS encoding MFS transporter: MRAMISPVFALLVSTLLMQIGGGMAGYLLPLRAAEEGWDTLLISLFAASFAMAFTLGCVVVPRIVFLVGHIRVFSALTAAMAISLLLHSVIVDPFAWAVFRGIHGFAIAGTYMVLESWLNEKSTNEARGTIFAIYMIMSTCGIMIGQFLVPLGDTSDTILFIVCALAFLASLFPTTLTTAASPNPLTTVRFDLKALFHRSPIATVTALFCGLVTGTWFSLGPVFVTLRDITTSDGAIMLASAMAGGTLGQFPFGVLSDKIDRRIVMIIISVLGSLSCLAVYFIDLESLNFFFVLMFFLGLAIFPLYSIAIAHANDFSAADEFVETSSGLLVIYGAGSVAGPIIGAFAMQGLGPEGMFALMSISFAIVAIYAAYRLQQRDQVPEEDRMDYGITPVGRSLSPQTFELDPRSDPEWGSEIEEDTETNQ, encoded by the coding sequence ATGAGAGCTATGATTTCTCCGGTGTTCGCGCTTCTTGTATCCACTCTACTTATGCAAATTGGTGGAGGTATGGCTGGTTATCTTTTGCCGCTTCGTGCCGCAGAGGAAGGCTGGGATACGCTTCTCATCTCGTTATTTGCAGCCAGTTTTGCAATGGCTTTTACGCTTGGATGTGTAGTTGTGCCGCGTATTGTTTTCCTTGTTGGGCATATTCGCGTCTTCTCCGCATTAACCGCTGCTATGGCAATATCTTTACTGCTTCACTCAGTTATTGTTGATCCATTTGCCTGGGCTGTTTTTCGTGGCATTCACGGCTTTGCCATAGCTGGAACATATATGGTGCTCGAAAGTTGGTTGAATGAAAAGTCAACCAACGAAGCACGCGGTACGATCTTTGCGATCTATATGATTATGAGCACATGCGGGATCATGATTGGACAATTTCTCGTGCCGTTGGGCGATACGAGTGATACTATTTTATTCATCGTTTGCGCATTGGCATTTCTTGCATCCCTATTCCCGACCACACTTACAACTGCTGCATCACCGAACCCGCTAACAACAGTTAGATTTGATCTCAAGGCGCTGTTTCACCGCTCACCCATTGCAACGGTTACAGCTCTATTTTGTGGCTTGGTGACCGGCACATGGTTTAGCCTTGGTCCTGTATTTGTAACGTTGCGAGACATCACAACATCGGACGGCGCAATCATGCTGGCAAGCGCAATGGCTGGTGGTACGTTGGGACAGTTCCCCTTTGGTGTCCTGTCAGATAAAATTGATCGGCGTATTGTTATGATCATTATTTCTGTTCTGGGCAGTCTTTCTTGCCTGGCGGTCTATTTCATTGATCTTGAAAGTTTGAATTTCTTCTTTGTACTCATGTTCTTTCTTGGGCTTGCTATTTTTCCGCTTTATTCAATTGCCATTGCCCACGCGAACGATTTTTCCGCCGCCGATGAATTTGTCGAAACCTCAAGTGGGCTTCTCGTGATATATGGTGCGGGTTCGGTCGCCGGTCCAATCATCGGTGCTTTTGCTATGCAAGGCTTAGGCCCGGAAGGCATGTTTGCGCTGATGTCCATATCTTTCGCAATTGTTGCCATCTACGCAGCCTATCGCTTGCAACAACGGGACCAAGTGCCCGAAGAAGATCGTATGGATTACGGCATCACACCAGTTGGGCGATCTTTATCACCACAGACATTTGAACTGGATCCAAGATCTGACCCTGAATGGGGCAGCGAGATTGAAGAAGACACAGAAACTAACCAATAA
- a CDS encoding DMT family transporter, which translates to MKNEGIKGGEVSNTAEKASDEESQYETGNELLGITLKVASVGFLVSMSAMIKLVGDGIPVGQIVFFRAFFAILPVVVYLGYRGQLGQAYYTKRPLAHLGRSIVGCFGMGLGFYGLTKLPLPDVVALRHATPLFAVIFAAILLGERVRLYRWAAVAMGMCGVLIISWPRITLFDSVGNVDEYHGVIATILSTIFAAVATIFVRALVKTEKSPTIVIYFSSMASFFAAMTYFFGWVPLDLYNATLLVSCGIIGGIGQILMTECYRHASVSVIAPFDYTSILFGIVLSYILFGDLPQSQMLIGTAIVAAAGIFIIFREHRLGLPRKESRRQTGSQT; encoded by the coding sequence GTGAAAAATGAGGGCATCAAAGGTGGGGAAGTAAGCAACACCGCCGAAAAAGCCAGCGATGAAGAGTCTCAGTATGAAACTGGTAATGAACTGCTTGGCATCACCTTAAAAGTCGCATCTGTCGGGTTTTTAGTTTCCATGTCAGCTATGATAAAACTGGTTGGAGATGGTATTCCCGTTGGCCAGATCGTTTTCTTTCGCGCATTTTTCGCTATCCTTCCTGTGGTGGTTTATCTTGGTTATCGTGGTCAGTTGGGGCAAGCTTATTATACAAAACGGCCCTTAGCGCATCTGGGTCGTTCAATCGTTGGTTGTTTTGGTATGGGGCTTGGCTTTTATGGTTTAACAAAACTACCTTTGCCGGATGTTGTCGCACTTCGCCATGCTACACCACTATTTGCGGTCATTTTTGCCGCCATACTTTTGGGTGAGCGTGTCCGTCTTTATCGTTGGGCAGCTGTTGCTATGGGCATGTGCGGCGTACTGATCATTTCATGGCCGCGCATTACACTCTTTGATAGTGTTGGGAATGTAGACGAATATCATGGCGTGATTGCCACGATCTTATCGACGATTTTTGCAGCGGTGGCGACAATTTTTGTGCGTGCGCTTGTGAAAACTGAAAAATCCCCCACGATTGTTATCTACTTCTCTAGTATGGCGTCATTCTTTGCGGCTATGACTTATTTCTTTGGTTGGGTTCCGCTTGATTTGTATAATGCTACACTCCTGGTCAGTTGTGGAATTATCGGTGGTATCGGGCAAATTTTGATGACCGAATGTTATCGTCATGCATCTGTTTCCGTCATTGCACCCTTTGACTATACATCGATCCTGTTTGGCATTGTACTTAGCTACATATTATTTGGAGACTTACCACAAAGCCAGATGCTCATCGGTACAGCAATTGTTGCTGCCGCGGGTATTTTCATTATTTTCCGTGAGCATCGTCTTGGCCTTCCACGCAAAGAAAGCCGGAGGCAAACAGGCAGTCAAACTTAG
- the pepN gene encoding aminopeptidase N, with protein sequence MRSNTGQVLYLKDYQATDFVLERTDLTFELHPTETKLITRTLVHRREGAATDAPMIWAGDELNVESVQVDSVDVTAENHDISPDELVLKDLPESVAFEVTVTTILSPETNTQLMGLYRTSGIYCTQCEAEGFRRMTYFYDRPDAMCVYTVTIIADKEDTPVLLSNGNFLGGGGYDEGRHFAAWFDPHPKPSYLFALVGGDLGLIEDTFTTMSGKEVALKIYTEHGKEPRAAYAMDALKRSMKWDEEKFGREYDLDIFQIVAVSDFNMGAMENKGLNVFNDKYVLADPETATDADYAGIERVIAHEYFHNWTGNRITCRDWFQLCLKEGLTVYRDHEFSADERSRPVTRIDEIRTLKLIQYPEDAGPLAHPVRPGSFKEINNFYTATVYEKGSEVCRMIRTIVGAEDFRKGMDLYFERHDGDAATIEDFVAVFAEVSGRDFTQFSLWYDQAGTPSVTVNTKWDESASSFTVTLEQTLAPTPGQPDKKVMHIPLSYTLIGTDGENYTIAPDGSDDTHVLHLTERSQTFTFSGLKSKPVLSINRGLSAPVNIHMQQSEDDLAHISANDSDAVGRWQALQNLAMIELITGTKAIEDGGEIGDADLLIGAYKAIMENNDLEQAFVAQALQLPIEADIAREFGDNINPDSIRTAIDQLKAKIAAALVENFEALHKATQSDEKYDPSASHAGRRALSGVTLEYLSVHDGNGARAYEAYKSANNMTQRSTALVTLTNDYPTSSDAQAALADFKSRYSDNPLVMDKWLAIQARMPGDAALDHVKTLMSDDVYDANNPNRIRSLIGTFAAGNATGFNRPDGGGYQLLAEQVLELDGKNPQVAARLLTAMRSWRSLEPVRRDAAKTALEKIAAQENLSADVSDIVERTLAA encoded by the coding sequence ATGCGCAGCAATACGGGACAAGTTCTTTATCTCAAAGACTATCAAGCAACCGATTTTGTTCTTGAGAGAACCGATCTTACTTTTGAACTCCACCCAACGGAGACAAAGCTTATCACCCGCACGTTGGTGCATAGGCGTGAAGGCGCTGCTACTGACGCTCCTATGATTTGGGCCGGTGATGAGCTGAATGTTGAGTCTGTTCAGGTCGATTCAGTTGATGTCACGGCGGAAAATCATGATATCTCACCTGATGAACTGGTCTTGAAAGATCTACCCGAAAGCGTTGCGTTTGAAGTCACCGTTACAACGATCCTTTCTCCGGAGACAAATACCCAATTGATGGGCCTTTATCGCACGAGTGGCATCTACTGCACGCAATGCGAAGCGGAAGGTTTCCGCCGCATGACCTATTTCTATGATCGTCCTGATGCAATGTGCGTTTATACTGTCACGATTATCGCTGATAAAGAAGATACACCTGTCTTACTTTCTAACGGCAACTTCCTTGGCGGTGGCGGGTATGACGAAGGTCGCCATTTTGCTGCTTGGTTCGATCCTCATCCAAAACCATCTTACCTATTCGCTCTTGTTGGCGGTGATCTTGGTTTGATCGAAGATACATTCACCACAATGTCTGGCAAAGAAGTAGCCCTTAAAATTTATACTGAGCACGGTAAAGAACCACGGGCAGCCTATGCGATGGATGCCCTTAAGCGCTCTATGAAGTGGGATGAAGAGAAGTTTGGTCGCGAATATGATCTTGATATCTTCCAAATTGTTGCTGTTTCAGACTTTAACATGGGCGCGATGGAAAATAAGGGCCTAAACGTCTTTAACGACAAATATGTATTAGCCGATCCAGAAACTGCGACAGATGCAGATTATGCCGGCATTGAACGGGTGATCGCGCACGAATATTTCCATAATTGGACTGGCAACCGTATTACATGCCGTGACTGGTTTCAACTTTGCCTTAAAGAAGGTTTGACTGTATATCGCGATCATGAATTCTCAGCCGATGAACGCTCGCGCCCCGTGACACGGATTGATGAAATTCGTACACTTAAACTTATTCAATACCCAGAAGATGCTGGTCCCCTTGCCCATCCTGTCCGCCCGGGAAGTTTTAAGGAAATCAACAACTTCTACACCGCAACAGTTTATGAAAAGGGCTCAGAAGTTTGCCGCATGATCCGCACTATTGTTGGCGCTGAAGATTTCCGTAAAGGTATGGATCTTTATTTCGAACGTCATGATGGTGACGCGGCGACCATTGAAGATTTCGTTGCCGTGTTTGCAGAAGTAAGCGGTCGCGACTTTACGCAATTTAGCCTTTGGTATGATCAGGCAGGTACACCAAGTGTAACCGTTAACACGAAATGGGATGAGAGTGCGTCAAGCTTTACAGTAACGCTAGAACAAACACTTGCACCAACCCCAGGTCAGCCAGACAAGAAGGTCATGCATATCCCGCTTTCGTATACCTTGATCGGTACTGATGGCGAGAATTATACGATTGCACCAGATGGCAGCGATGATACCCATGTTCTTCACCTAACAGAGCGTTCGCAAACATTCACGTTCTCAGGCCTCAAATCCAAACCCGTTCTATCTATAAATCGCGGTCTTTCTGCCCCTGTGAACATTCATATGCAACAAAGCGAAGACGATCTGGCGCATATTTCTGCCAATGACAGCGATGCCGTTGGGCGTTGGCAGGCGTTACAAAACCTTGCAATGATTGAACTGATTACAGGCACAAAGGCAATTGAGGATGGTGGGGAGATCGGCGATGCCGACCTGTTGATAGGAGCCTACAAGGCAATCATGGAAAACAATGATCTTGAGCAAGCATTTGTCGCGCAAGCGTTGCAGCTGCCAATTGAAGCAGATATTGCCCGCGAGTTTGGTGACAATATTAATCCAGATTCTATCCGCACGGCTATTGATCAGCTAAAAGCAAAAATTGCAGCAGCGCTTGTTGAAAATTTTGAGGCGCTTCATAAAGCAACACAGAGCGATGAGAAGTATGATCCAAGCGCTTCTCATGCTGGCCGTAGAGCGCTCTCAGGTGTGACGCTAGAATATTTATCTGTTCATGATGGAAACGGTGCACGTGCATATGAAGCTTATAAATCAGCAAATAACATGACACAGCGAAGCACGGCGTTGGTAACACTAACCAATGATTATCCTACATCAAGTGATGCGCAAGCTGCACTCGCTGACTTTAAGTCTCGTTATTCTGATAATCCACTTGTCATGGATAAGTGGCTTGCAATCCAAGCTCGTATGCCTGGTGATGCTGCATTAGACCACGTCAAAACCTTGATGTCGGATGATGTTTACGATGCAAATAATCCAAATCGCATTCGCTCATTAATCGGCACATTTGCCGCTGGAAATGCGACAGGTTTTAACCGGCCTGATGGCGGCGGCTATCAATTATTGGCTGAGCAAGTTCTTGAACTTGATGGCAAAAACCCGCAAGTTGCGGCTCGACTCCTAACTGCAATGCGGTCATGGCGCTCTCTTGAGCCTGTCCGTCGCGATGCTGCGAAAACAGCACTGGAGAAAATTGCTGCGCAGGAAAACCTCTCCGCTGATGTGTCCGATATTGTCGAGCGCACGCTTGCAGCTTAA